In one window of Primulina tabacum isolate GXHZ01 chromosome 8, ASM2559414v2, whole genome shotgun sequence DNA:
- the LOC142553498 gene encoding serine/threonine-protein kinase GRIK1-like — MGCCECFGFTFAKKPKKFIRPSGGLPNNTSQEFLLDEETGDEEDDSFDGDTTDIGNGGESDFQSPTKRSEEILMLRMQRGLVCREFPVKETHIVLRSEDEYGNKMVNEYVREHKIGAGSYGKVNLYRSRLDGKHYAIKVFHKSHLLKLRVGPSETAMTDVFREVSIMKVLGHPNIVNLIEVIDDPTTDQFFMVLEYVEGKWVCEDTGPVSSVGEDTARKYLRDIISGLMYLHSHNIVHGDIKPDNLLITGSGTIKIGDFSVSQVFEGDNDELRRSPGTPVFTAPECCLGVIYRGKAADTWAVGVTLYCMVLGNYPFLGETLQDTYDKIVNNPLLLPDDMNPLLKKLLEGLLCKDPTLRMTLEDVAQHEWVMGGDGPILEYLCWCKRNNLEKRVSAESEADAQT; from the exons ATGGGTTGCTGTGAGTGTTTTGGTTTCACCTTTGCAAAGAAACCCAAGAAGTTTATCCGACCCAGTGGGGGGTTACCCAATAACACTTCCCAGGAGTTCTTGTTGGATGAAGAGACAGGCGATGAAGAAGACGACTCTTTTGATGGTGACACGACTGATATAGGGAATGGGGGTGAATCTGATTTCCAAAGTCCTACAAAACGATCAGAGGAAATTCTCATGCTCCGGATGCAGCGTGGACTTGTTTGCAGAGAGTTCCCTGTTAAAGAAACTCACATTGTCCTTCGTTCAGAG GATGAATACGGAAATAAGATGGTTAATGAATATGTCCGTGAACACAAAATAGGTGCTGGAAGCTATGGAAAAGTG AATCTCTATCGAAGCCGTTTGGATGGCAAACATTATGCAATAAAG GTATTTCACAAGTCTCATTTGTTAAAGCTGCGAGTTGGACCCTCAGAAACTGCCATGACTGATGTTTTCCGTGAG GTTTCTATCATGAAAGTATTGGGTCATCCAAATATTGTCAATCTCATTGAGGTCATCGATGACCCCACGACAGATCAGTTTTTTATGG TTCTTGAATATGTAGAAGGCAAATGGGTCTGCGAGGATACTGGTCCTGTTAGTAGCGTAGGAGAAGACACTGCTCGGAAGTACTTGCGTGACATTATTTCTGGTTTGATGTATCTTCATTCTCAT AATATAGTGCATGGGGATATCAAACCTGATAACTTATTAATTACTGGTTCTGGCACTATTAAGATCGGGGATTTCAGCGTCAGCCAGGTTTTTGAG GGTGATAATGATGAGCTCCGTCGGTCTCCTGGAACTCCAGTATTTACTGCACCTGAGTGTTGTTTAGGTGTAATCTATCGTGGAAAAGCTGCTGATACATGGGCAGTTGGAGTAACTTTGTACTGCATGGTTCTGGGTAATTACCCTTTTCTAGGAGAGACTTTACAAGATACATATGACAAG ATAGTAAATAACCCGTTGTTACTCCCGGATGATATGAACCCTCTCTTGAAGAAGCTGCTTGAGGGCCTTCTATGCAAAG ATCCTACACTACGGATGACTCTAGAGGATGTTGCCCAGCACGAATGGGTCATGGGAGGAGATGGGCCGATTCTTGAGTACTTGTGTTGGTGTAAGCGCAACAATCTTGAGAAAAGAGTGTCTGCAGAGAGTGAAGCAGATGCTCAAACTTGA